A single region of the Polyodon spathula isolate WHYD16114869_AA chromosome 12, ASM1765450v1, whole genome shotgun sequence genome encodes:
- the LOC121324142 gene encoding stanniocalcin-2-like, whose protein sequence is MQAEMLVTLATILLTFTVIDQVAGVDVTGLPDNQQDREKLSSQQKGRLSLQNTAEIQHCLISAGDVGCGVFECFENNSCEIQGLHEICMNFLHSAGKFDAQGKSFIKDALKCMAHGLRQKFSCISRKCLAIKEMVVQLQRECYLKHNLCSAAKENVIVMVEMIHFQDLILKGPYVELVNILLSCGEEVKEAITRSVRVQCEQNWGALCDSLGFCAFNKQGEQAAATRTPEKRHGEGSNKGGSRDPTDPSHQYPEPERDHTRTSRGDKEKGSKVHHNTHMRVRSSSQSSRRLSGETDIADEEDPLMTDIRR, encoded by the exons ATGCAAGCAGAAATGTTGGTTACATTAGCAACGATCCTGCTGACTTTCACAGTCATTGATCAGGTGGCGGGGGTGGATGTTACAGGTCTTCCAGATAACCAGCAAGACAGGGAAAAACTCTCCAGCCAGCAAAAAGGACGCCTTTCTCTGCAGAATACAG CTGAGATACAGCACTGCCTGATCAGTGCTGGCGACGTTGGATGTGGCGTTTTTGAGTGTTTTGAAAACAACTCCTGCGAAATCCAAGGGCTGCATGAAATATGCATGAATTTTCTCCACAGTGCAGGAAAGTTTGATGCACAG GGTAAGTCATTTATCAAAGACGCGCTCAAATGCATGGCTCATGGTCTGAGACAAAAATTTAGCTGCATCAGCCGTAAGTGCCTGGCCATCAAGGAGATGGTGGTTCAACTGCAGAGAGAGTGCTACCTCAAGCATAACCTGTGCTCTGCAGCGAAGGAGAACGTCATTGTCATGGTCGAAATGATCCACTTTCAAGACCTGATTCTGAAGGG GCCTTACGTGGAGCTGGTGAACATCCTGCTGAGCTGTGGGGAGGAAGTGAAGGAGGCCATCACTCGGAGTGTGCGTGTCCAGTGTGAGCAGAACTGGGGTGCTCTGTGTGACAGCTTGGGCTTCTGTGCATTCAACAAGCAGGGAGAGCAGGCTGCAGCAACCAGGACCCCGGAGAAGAGGCACGGAGAAGGCAGCAATAAGGGTGGCAGTAGAGACCCCACTGACCCGAGCCATCAATACCCTGAACCAGAGCGTGACCACACCAGAACCTCTAGAGGAGACAAAGAGAAAGGCAGCAAGGTCCACCACAACACTCACATGCGAGTTCGGTCCAGCAGTCAGAGTTCAAGACGTCTCAGTGGGGAAACCGACATCGCAGATGAAGAAGACCCTTTAATGACAGACATCAGGAGGTGA